In the genome of Cherax quadricarinatus isolate ZL_2023a chromosome 83, ASM3850222v1, whole genome shotgun sequence, one region contains:
- the HemK1 gene encoding MTRF1L release factor glutamine methyltransferase isoform X4: protein MTVDVGQSGFTTPIHDATSSVSSEVLQHNKRQTWDVPSHFEMTHFHKPSTSQNISQRHLMKNSHRLPQSYTRFSPARGMSMKHFPCALYQRLTQTGLSHRAYTTGSFTVKDTLIDWRGKLEAAQVPEADLAVEHIMSHILGVPQKELEKLTSVVLSKEILTEVDRLMTCRLARMPLQYILGEWDFHSVTLKMRPPVFIPRPETEQLVELALECLQGIHTPRVLEIGCGSGAISLSLLHSINNLQCVALDQSKHAIELTKLNASNIGVNDRLLLVEGKVTSEMMPCLPRVHFHLIVSNPPYVLRKDLLNVQPEIKIYEDMRALDGGKDGLDVIKAILIHSHRLLLDKHSVILEVDPCHRYLIPVWLEKQPSLKVKFTEVFKDFNGKDRFIKFVKS from the exons ATTCATGATGCCACTTCCAGTGTGTCTTCGGAGGTTCTTCAGCATAATAAAAGACAGACGTG GGATGTGCCATCCCATTTTGAAATGACACACTTTCACAAACCTTCCACTTCTCAAAACATATCACAAAGGCACCTAATGAAGAATTCACACAGATTACCTCAAAGTTATACAAGATTTAGTCCAGCAAGGGGAATGAGTATGAAGCACTTTCCCTGTGCACTTTACCAGAGACTGACACAGACTGGCCTGAGTCACAGAGCTTACACAACTGGATCATTCACTGTGAAGGACACATTAATTGACTGGAGAGGGAAGCTGGAGGCTGCTCAGGTGCCAGAAGCAGATCTGGCTGTTGAGCACATAATGTCTCACATTCTTGGAGTACCACAA AAGGAGCTGGAAAAACTCACTTCAGTAGTACTGTCTAAGGAAATACTGACGGAAGTGGATCGGTTAATGACATGTAGACTTGCAAG AATGCCATTACAGTATATACTTGGTGAATGGGACTTCCATTCAGTAACTCTAAAGATGCGGCCGCCCGTATTTATTCCTCGTCCTGAAACAGAACAATTGGTTGAATTGGCCTTGGAATGCTTGCAGGGAATACACACGCCTCGAGTGTTAGAAATTGGCTGTGGCTCAGGAGCTATTAGTCTATCTCTTCTTCACTCTATTAATAAT CTTCAGTGTGTAGCATTGGATCAGAGCAAACATGCTATTGAGCTAACCAAGCTAAATGCATCCAATATTGGGGTTAATGATCGATTATTATTAGTGGAAGGAAAAGTAACAAGCGAGATGATGCCGTGTTTGCCTCGAGTACACTTCCATCTTATCGTATCTAATCCACCATATGTTCTAAGAAAAGACCTGTTAAATGTGCAACCAGAAATTAAGAT CTATGAGGATATGCGGGCCCTAGATGGAGGGAAAGATGGTCTGGATGTGATTAAGGCAATTCTAATACACAGTCATCGTCTTCTTTTGGATAAACATTCAGTGATTCTTGAG GTGGATCCCTGTCATCGCTATCTTATTCCTGTGTGGTTGGAAAAACAACCCAGTTTAAAGGTAAAATTTACAGAAGTTTTTAAAGATTTTAATGGAAAAGATAGGTTTATAAAATTTGTAAAGTCTTAA
- the HemK1 gene encoding MTRF1L release factor glutamine methyltransferase isoform X2, with product MLVSQASLLLFMMPLPVCLRRFFSIIKDRRGSVYHNSCICKNNLSYYNVQDKTLNNILKNCINFYRDVPSHFEMTHFHKPSTSQNISQRHLMKNSHRLPQSYTRFSPARGMSMKHFPCALYQRLTQTGLSHRAYTTGSFTVKDTLIDWRGKLEAAQVPEADLAVEHIMSHILGVPQELEKLTSVVLSKEILTEVDRLMTCRLARMPLQYILGEWDFHSVTLKMRPPVFIPRPETEQLVELALECLQGIHTPRVLEIGCGSGAISLSLLHSINNLQCVALDQSKHAIELTKLNASNIGVNDRLLLVEGKVTSEMMPCLPRVHFHLIVSNPPYVLRKDLLNVQPEIKIYEDMRALDGGKDGLDVIKAILIHSHRLLLDKHSVILEVDPCHRYLIPVWLEKQPSLKVKFTEVFKDFNGKDRFIKFVKS from the exons ATTCATGATGCCACTTCCAGTGTGTCTTCGGAGGTTCTTCAGCATAATAAAAGACAGACGTGGTTCAGTATATCATAATTCCTGTATTTGCAAAAATAATTTATCTTATTACAATGTTCAAGATAAAACATTAAATAACATTTTAAAAAATTGTATAAATTTTTACAGGGATGTGCCATCCCATTTTGAAATGACACACTTTCACAAACCTTCCACTTCTCAAAACATATCACAAAGGCACCTAATGAAGAATTCACACAGATTACCTCAAAGTTATACAAGATTTAGTCCAGCAAGGGGAATGAGTATGAAGCACTTTCCCTGTGCACTTTACCAGAGACTGACACAGACTGGCCTGAGTCACAGAGCTTACACAACTGGATCATTCACTGTGAAGGACACATTAATTGACTGGAGAGGGAAGCTGGAGGCTGCTCAGGTGCCAGAAGCAGATCTGGCTGTTGAGCACATAATGTCTCACATTCTTGGAGTACCACAA GAGCTGGAAAAACTCACTTCAGTAGTACTGTCTAAGGAAATACTGACGGAAGTGGATCGGTTAATGACATGTAGACTTGCAAG AATGCCATTACAGTATATACTTGGTGAATGGGACTTCCATTCAGTAACTCTAAAGATGCGGCCGCCCGTATTTATTCCTCGTCCTGAAACAGAACAATTGGTTGAATTGGCCTTGGAATGCTTGCAGGGAATACACACGCCTCGAGTGTTAGAAATTGGCTGTGGCTCAGGAGCTATTAGTCTATCTCTTCTTCACTCTATTAATAAT CTTCAGTGTGTAGCATTGGATCAGAGCAAACATGCTATTGAGCTAACCAAGCTAAATGCATCCAATATTGGGGTTAATGATCGATTATTATTAGTGGAAGGAAAAGTAACAAGCGAGATGATGCCGTGTTTGCCTCGAGTACACTTCCATCTTATCGTATCTAATCCACCATATGTTCTAAGAAAAGACCTGTTAAATGTGCAACCAGAAATTAAGAT CTATGAGGATATGCGGGCCCTAGATGGAGGGAAAGATGGTCTGGATGTGATTAAGGCAATTCTAATACACAGTCATCGTCTTCTTTTGGATAAACATTCAGTGATTCTTGAG GTGGATCCCTGTCATCGCTATCTTATTCCTGTGTGGTTGGAAAAACAACCCAGTTTAAAGGTAAAATTTACAGAAGTTTTTAAAGATTTTAATGGAAAAGATAGGTTTATAAAATTTGTAAAGTCTTAA
- the HemK1 gene encoding MTRF1L release factor glutamine methyltransferase isoform X3, producing MMPLPVCLRRFFSIIKDRRGSVYHNSCICKNNLSYYNVQDKTLNNILKNCINFYRDVPSHFEMTHFHKPSTSQNISQRHLMKNSHRLPQSYTRFSPARGMSMKHFPCALYQRLTQTGLSHRAYTTGSFTVKDTLIDWRGKLEAAQVPEADLAVEHIMSHILGVPQKELEKLTSVVLSKEILTEVDRLMTCRLARMPLQYILGEWDFHSVTLKMRPPVFIPRPETEQLVELALECLQGIHTPRVLEIGCGSGAISLSLLHSINNLQCVALDQSKHAIELTKLNASNIGVNDRLLLVEGKVTSEMMPCLPRVHFHLIVSNPPYVLRKDLLNVQPEIKIYEDMRALDGGKDGLDVIKAILIHSHRLLLDKHSVILEVDPCHRYLIPVWLEKQPSLKVKFTEVFKDFNGKDRFIKFVKS from the exons ATGATGCCACTTCCAGTGTGTCTTCGGAGGTTCTTCAGCATAATAAAAGACAGACGTGGTTCAGTATATCATAATTCCTGTATTTGCAAAAATAATTTATCTTATTACAATGTTCAAGATAAAACATTAAATAACATTTTAAAAAATTGTATAAATTTTTACAGGGATGTGCCATCCCATTTTGAAATGACACACTTTCACAAACCTTCCACTTCTCAAAACATATCACAAAGGCACCTAATGAAGAATTCACACAGATTACCTCAAAGTTATACAAGATTTAGTCCAGCAAGGGGAATGAGTATGAAGCACTTTCCCTGTGCACTTTACCAGAGACTGACACAGACTGGCCTGAGTCACAGAGCTTACACAACTGGATCATTCACTGTGAAGGACACATTAATTGACTGGAGAGGGAAGCTGGAGGCTGCTCAGGTGCCAGAAGCAGATCTGGCTGTTGAGCACATAATGTCTCACATTCTTGGAGTACCACAA AAGGAGCTGGAAAAACTCACTTCAGTAGTACTGTCTAAGGAAATACTGACGGAAGTGGATCGGTTAATGACATGTAGACTTGCAAG AATGCCATTACAGTATATACTTGGTGAATGGGACTTCCATTCAGTAACTCTAAAGATGCGGCCGCCCGTATTTATTCCTCGTCCTGAAACAGAACAATTGGTTGAATTGGCCTTGGAATGCTTGCAGGGAATACACACGCCTCGAGTGTTAGAAATTGGCTGTGGCTCAGGAGCTATTAGTCTATCTCTTCTTCACTCTATTAATAAT CTTCAGTGTGTAGCATTGGATCAGAGCAAACATGCTATTGAGCTAACCAAGCTAAATGCATCCAATATTGGGGTTAATGATCGATTATTATTAGTGGAAGGAAAAGTAACAAGCGAGATGATGCCGTGTTTGCCTCGAGTACACTTCCATCTTATCGTATCTAATCCACCATATGTTCTAAGAAAAGACCTGTTAAATGTGCAACCAGAAATTAAGAT CTATGAGGATATGCGGGCCCTAGATGGAGGGAAAGATGGTCTGGATGTGATTAAGGCAATTCTAATACACAGTCATCGTCTTCTTTTGGATAAACATTCAGTGATTCTTGAG GTGGATCCCTGTCATCGCTATCTTATTCCTGTGTGGTTGGAAAAACAACCCAGTTTAAAGGTAAAATTTACAGAAGTTTTTAAAGATTTTAATGGAAAAGATAGGTTTATAAAATTTGTAAAGTCTTAA
- the HemK1 gene encoding MTRF1L release factor glutamine methyltransferase isoform X1: protein MLVSQASLLLFMMPLPVCLRRFFSIIKDRRGSVYHNSCICKNNLSYYNVQDKTLNNILKNCINFYRDVPSHFEMTHFHKPSTSQNISQRHLMKNSHRLPQSYTRFSPARGMSMKHFPCALYQRLTQTGLSHRAYTTGSFTVKDTLIDWRGKLEAAQVPEADLAVEHIMSHILGVPQKELEKLTSVVLSKEILTEVDRLMTCRLARMPLQYILGEWDFHSVTLKMRPPVFIPRPETEQLVELALECLQGIHTPRVLEIGCGSGAISLSLLHSINNLQCVALDQSKHAIELTKLNASNIGVNDRLLLVEGKVTSEMMPCLPRVHFHLIVSNPPYVLRKDLLNVQPEIKIYEDMRALDGGKDGLDVIKAILIHSHRLLLDKHSVILEVDPCHRYLIPVWLEKQPSLKVKFTEVFKDFNGKDRFIKFVKS from the exons ATTCATGATGCCACTTCCAGTGTGTCTTCGGAGGTTCTTCAGCATAATAAAAGACAGACGTGGTTCAGTATATCATAATTCCTGTATTTGCAAAAATAATTTATCTTATTACAATGTTCAAGATAAAACATTAAATAACATTTTAAAAAATTGTATAAATTTTTACAGGGATGTGCCATCCCATTTTGAAATGACACACTTTCACAAACCTTCCACTTCTCAAAACATATCACAAAGGCACCTAATGAAGAATTCACACAGATTACCTCAAAGTTATACAAGATTTAGTCCAGCAAGGGGAATGAGTATGAAGCACTTTCCCTGTGCACTTTACCAGAGACTGACACAGACTGGCCTGAGTCACAGAGCTTACACAACTGGATCATTCACTGTGAAGGACACATTAATTGACTGGAGAGGGAAGCTGGAGGCTGCTCAGGTGCCAGAAGCAGATCTGGCTGTTGAGCACATAATGTCTCACATTCTTGGAGTACCACAA AAGGAGCTGGAAAAACTCACTTCAGTAGTACTGTCTAAGGAAATACTGACGGAAGTGGATCGGTTAATGACATGTAGACTTGCAAG AATGCCATTACAGTATATACTTGGTGAATGGGACTTCCATTCAGTAACTCTAAAGATGCGGCCGCCCGTATTTATTCCTCGTCCTGAAACAGAACAATTGGTTGAATTGGCCTTGGAATGCTTGCAGGGAATACACACGCCTCGAGTGTTAGAAATTGGCTGTGGCTCAGGAGCTATTAGTCTATCTCTTCTTCACTCTATTAATAAT CTTCAGTGTGTAGCATTGGATCAGAGCAAACATGCTATTGAGCTAACCAAGCTAAATGCATCCAATATTGGGGTTAATGATCGATTATTATTAGTGGAAGGAAAAGTAACAAGCGAGATGATGCCGTGTTTGCCTCGAGTACACTTCCATCTTATCGTATCTAATCCACCATATGTTCTAAGAAAAGACCTGTTAAATGTGCAACCAGAAATTAAGAT CTATGAGGATATGCGGGCCCTAGATGGAGGGAAAGATGGTCTGGATGTGATTAAGGCAATTCTAATACACAGTCATCGTCTTCTTTTGGATAAACATTCAGTGATTCTTGAG GTGGATCCCTGTCATCGCTATCTTATTCCTGTGTGGTTGGAAAAACAACCCAGTTTAAAGGTAAAATTTACAGAAGTTTTTAAAGATTTTAATGGAAAAGATAGGTTTATAAAATTTGTAAAGTCTTAA
- the HemK1 gene encoding MTRF1L release factor glutamine methyltransferase isoform X5, which translates to MTHFHKPSTSQNISQRHLMKNSHRLPQSYTRFSPARGMSMKHFPCALYQRLTQTGLSHRAYTTGSFTVKDTLIDWRGKLEAAQVPEADLAVEHIMSHILGVPQKELEKLTSVVLSKEILTEVDRLMTCRLARMPLQYILGEWDFHSVTLKMRPPVFIPRPETEQLVELALECLQGIHTPRVLEIGCGSGAISLSLLHSINNLQCVALDQSKHAIELTKLNASNIGVNDRLLLVEGKVTSEMMPCLPRVHFHLIVSNPPYVLRKDLLNVQPEIKIYEDMRALDGGKDGLDVIKAILIHSHRLLLDKHSVILEVDPCHRYLIPVWLEKQPSLKVKFTEVFKDFNGKDRFIKFVKS; encoded by the exons ATGACACACTTTCACAAACCTTCCACTTCTCAAAACATATCACAAAGGCACCTAATGAAGAATTCACACAGATTACCTCAAAGTTATACAAGATTTAGTCCAGCAAGGGGAATGAGTATGAAGCACTTTCCCTGTGCACTTTACCAGAGACTGACACAGACTGGCCTGAGTCACAGAGCTTACACAACTGGATCATTCACTGTGAAGGACACATTAATTGACTGGAGAGGGAAGCTGGAGGCTGCTCAGGTGCCAGAAGCAGATCTGGCTGTTGAGCACATAATGTCTCACATTCTTGGAGTACCACAA AAGGAGCTGGAAAAACTCACTTCAGTAGTACTGTCTAAGGAAATACTGACGGAAGTGGATCGGTTAATGACATGTAGACTTGCAAG AATGCCATTACAGTATATACTTGGTGAATGGGACTTCCATTCAGTAACTCTAAAGATGCGGCCGCCCGTATTTATTCCTCGTCCTGAAACAGAACAATTGGTTGAATTGGCCTTGGAATGCTTGCAGGGAATACACACGCCTCGAGTGTTAGAAATTGGCTGTGGCTCAGGAGCTATTAGTCTATCTCTTCTTCACTCTATTAATAAT CTTCAGTGTGTAGCATTGGATCAGAGCAAACATGCTATTGAGCTAACCAAGCTAAATGCATCCAATATTGGGGTTAATGATCGATTATTATTAGTGGAAGGAAAAGTAACAAGCGAGATGATGCCGTGTTTGCCTCGAGTACACTTCCATCTTATCGTATCTAATCCACCATATGTTCTAAGAAAAGACCTGTTAAATGTGCAACCAGAAATTAAGAT CTATGAGGATATGCGGGCCCTAGATGGAGGGAAAGATGGTCTGGATGTGATTAAGGCAATTCTAATACACAGTCATCGTCTTCTTTTGGATAAACATTCAGTGATTCTTGAG GTGGATCCCTGTCATCGCTATCTTATTCCTGTGTGGTTGGAAAAACAACCCAGTTTAAAGGTAAAATTTACAGAAGTTTTTAAAGATTTTAATGGAAAAGATAGGTTTATAAAATTTGTAAAGTCTTAA